ctttctatataaaaaacataacttagttgaacccgtttccaccggtgctaagctatgtgtgagTGTGCAACGTAGCGCATaacatatctctggtggaaaagcacctctttatttacattttattatgtaggtCACAAAACATGTCAGCACATTAAGTGTTTTTCTCCGAAAGATtgttctacataataatattatttgtcaaAGTCAAGCTTCTTGAATATTAATGGTAAAGCTGTTGTGGTATTAAAGTCTTGGTTAAAAACAGGGTCGCGGTGATTCCCTACAACCCAACTATCTTGGCGCAGTCTGTTCACTATTTTCCTGTCAGTTGCTATTTGTCTCACCAAAATTAAATGGTGACAAAGTGAGTTGGTGGTGGAACAATATAatccgactgcacggttgacgcggcgGCATGCGGCAGCTTCCTtgtcgattcccgcacggagcaactctttttaccgcactcagagacatttagtgattacttaaactgtttcgtagtaatgattttgaaccgaaaacagttgctaaggactgtgttaagttcttattaattgttactaaggaataggttaagaaatcttttaattttaaaaaaatcacggttttctcacgtaaattaatggagaaaagctctacaagtttcgagtcacagagggattcttcatcatgaaaATCGTGCGCAGACGCCGCGACGTCGCAAAGCCTCTCGCActgcttttcttcattaatttacgtgagtaaaccgtgaattttatttaatttagtttggctcacgatagttataaatatatgtatacatacaaatctttatatttatatctcTGAGTGTAAGCAGTCAGTGTTTACATTACAGCCTATTTTATTCCTTTAGAAAAAAGGCGCAATGTTATGTAAACATAACATCAAAATCGACAAAAACATCACGGTAATTTCCTCTACCTATGACAAATATAAAGTAATGAGCCAGACAGTTAACCCAtgtcaacatttattttaatgagccTCTTACAAATGCTTGTTACATAATTACGTTCATTTGTTGCTAATGTTGAACATAATAAGAAATGGCTCCCATTTTCTAAGCACAATTTAATCCCAATGCCATTATTTaagattatgaaataaaaaaggccACGGTATATGGCACTTTTGTTAAGCTGTaaggaattgttttatttatgttgactaggtaaaatattttacattaaatttgTTTGACATGTATTTCTAGGCTTCGAAACACTGAACTAGGTACTAAAAATTTCATGCATCGAAAAAACATTTAGCTTAAAAATAGGTAATTGGACCACGCTTTCGCCAGAACCAAACACTAGCATTCTCTGACACACTCAAACTTTTGAAGATGCTATCTCCAACCCTAGAGATTCTATCCATGCATATAGCGTTCCAcatgcgcctcaaagagccatccgaccaccacagatgaaCTGCGAACTGCCcaacgggttaccgggactgcgactcgaaaagcaggagtaggaacggggtggcttttagtgcAGTAAATGTCTGACACTTGACtcttctcgcctcgcttaaagcgggagaaggaggatgattccccccccttTAAAAACAAGGAGATTTTTACAACTCCTTTTAAATAGAGGAATTACATAGGGTCATGAACTATTTATTACTATAACGTAAAACACAAATATGTAATAttctagttaaaaaaataataattagagtaggtcaacaacattttaattatctttaaaaaataaaatattgtatagtaaGTAATTGATTTCCGTATAAAAATGATAACATGTGTTCTTCTTATTCTGCTTACGTATGTGAACGTGAGATAAACTTGATTTATAGATATAAACCAGTTCAAGTTAAAAGATAAGTGAAATGCCAAACAATAATCTTAagtacataacatcacgcctcaTATGAAAGTGGAAGCAAAActaaagttttagtaaattaataaaatcttcatttttgcttgcttttccaccagagatgtgctatgtagctatattatagctaagctgtgaaagtatgtgactgtttccactgatactaagctatgtagctgtgcaaggaagatgcgcagctcgagtatgcgatgtatcgatagtagggaagccacccatagcacgcatctttccatataaaaaacatagcttagttgtgtccgtttccaccagtgctatgtgtaccaatgaatatgattggtggaagccaaaaaCATCAACAGCACCGTAGCTAGAAAAACACTAAGAATTTTAGAACCATAAATCTATCAATATTTAGCAGGAACTGGAAACCATATTGACATATGCATATCTACTACATTTCCTAAAAAACCTAAGTACTACAAACTAAATGAATCAtttacatacttaaaaaaaataacacgctAAAAcactacaattaaaaatattacccaatacgataaaaataaatcaattcaaTAATAGCATTACTAATACCATTAACAatgactattaaaataaaataaatcttaatcatAACAAATACAATGATATTCTAGAACATTTAAAACTAGAGCAGGCCACACCTATTTCCCAATTTTAATAGTatcattaattacgtcacagaTTTCCATATAAcaatgattattaaataaaatctaagtcGGAATTACCCACATAGTATTTACACCTTACGATGCACTATGCGTCATACACATGCTCTATCCTTTTCACACACATACAACATGGCTACCTCTCTCTTTCACACAGCAAAGCTATTAGTAATGTTCTTTtgtttatatataaaatgtgCGGACTTCGCATTCATTAATTAGTTCATACTGATTGAGTGAACacggaattttaatatttaatttaatttattttattttataaattattgaacTTTGTGACAGTGATAAGAATAAGGAAGATTAAAggtgagtttttatttttattctttgtgtgatattaatgtttgtttatgtccAGTATTCggtgtataatttattttagtttacatttatataaacaatatttaaaaaaaaatgtctacttCCTTGTTCACAAGTATGACTTCAAGGAGTCTCAGGTTGAATTCCTGGGTCAGGCACAGTAAAACTGGGGacgttataagttttttttttaatttatcaatgtgaatagggtagatgactaatttttatttgaatgccCGACTTGTAGATATTAGATacctacgtatttttatttactttcggAAACACATACTTTCAAACATAttatatccatttgaaatatctcgtgacatcacttcttggtacattttacacgtagaaattacgtatttgctccaactcttaaactttgattacgTATTATTTTCCACTATACCctataccctgtcatcatccccaTTGGTACCTATTATACGGCAATAGGTTCCATCTCTGTGACATAAGACATGGGTCTCATTAGGTACATAGGTAATGAAAAGTGGgggttacaataataaattgtacacCCCTGTCTACCCCTTGTACGATTAAGAGGCACGACGTCACATGTGTGTGCCGTAAACGTGACCTAAGTAGGTATACACATAAATttctaaagtaggtacctacttgcaATAGGTATAAATACAACAACGCaaatgtaacgtcacgccttttattcccgaagggaaTTGCAGGcataggcaaaggtgcacattacgactgtttctttggtcgagtggtcgtaagtgcgacaaggggtctcgggttcaattcccgggtcggacaaagtaatAGATACAAGgccttttttcggcttttcgaaaatttctcagtagtagcatggagtctggaattgtacccagtatatgacaataggctcaccccctattacatgggacttataccacaaaataatggtgaaaaatgggtgtacattgttgtataaataaaacaaaaacatacaaaatattgtatgttttattttggtcTGTTATTTATAGTATCAATGTGATAATAGAGGTCAGACAATCAACTTTGTGGTTGTGATAACCAGTGGTAGGACAAAAGTAGTTCATTggtatttttagggttccgtagccaaatggcaaaaaacggaacccttatagattcgtcatgtctgtctgtctgtccgtccgtccgtccgtatgtcacagccatttatttccgaaactgttgggcttacatacttgaaactttgtaggttgatgtatttcgataaccgctattcgaattttgaataaaaattaacaaattaaaaaattaaagggggatccatacatggaactgattaaaaattattttttagctaacctatccgtgatgggtgtttatggataggtctttaaaaaagacattaaggttccttaAACAATTTTCCGTCAAAATTAATcatttgaaagatagacgcttcgcAGAAGTGGAAGAATGAGGCCCCCCCCCTCTTACTTCTAAAATAAGAGAATGagaaaactaacaaaaatatatgttgcagatttcaatagaaactaacaacgaaaattggtttgaacgagatatcattattagtttttaagaaataaaacattttcaaaaaccgcatatataactttgtcgttcatacaaacactatgtaaaaccaagttattttataacttttataatatgtcatctacttgctgttacggaacccttcatgggcgagtccgactcgcacttggccggtttttgtttttgtcgtaatagttgtggttaatacttttgacgtcacgcctttgaaTTTCCGAAGGTAGATAGGAGATAAAGGTgtacaacatacatacagtcTGCGCTTCCTTGGGGTTAACGGTATCCTATCACTCAGCTCATAACTTGCCCGTGTATAAAATTTGTCATCAAAATTCGCTCatgacaaatatccaaacatccaaactttcacattattcctaaatttctaacccccaaaaggccagcaacgcactgatgtttcaagtgtccataggcggcggcgattgcttactaccaggtgattcgtctgcttgtttaccggcttatttcataaaaaagtgtaTAATGAACTTAACATAACCAAACAGTAGATTATTAGTATTACATAGAAAAAATCACCACGCAGTTGCACTATGACTATTATAACCGGTAATCTGTGCATAAcatttaactaattaaatatagaGTGGCTTTTTCACAAAATCTTCATTGATTTAATGACATCATCCCACTTGTGGACgtcaatgaaaaaataaaaacatcctaGACTTTTAAAAGGCTtattttgttaagatttttgtaaatagttaaAAGGAATATTATACAAGAATAATATTTGATTGCAATATCggtttatttgaatattaccAATCATGCATGACAATACTAATGGTCATGTTTTCGTATAGTcttaatataaggtgttctaaaattatctgccacggctttaatgggaggtagtgttgtgtttgtagATTagaatagtgaagaaatttcttACCCCGGactagttaattcaatttgaggacattaagaatttaaattaacagTGATTTTACTCTACATAAATTGGTTCACAGATACGACAACTTCGACGGCAAAAGATATCTCTTTCATAACATACGTATAcgtaactttttttatgaaaacaaaaattactatTGTACTATTGTAGTCTTCAAGcccaacactacctcccattaaagctgtGGCAGATTATTTTAAAGCTCCTTACATATTATGAGAGGACCGCAATCCTCGAACCAgcaaaattgtttaaaagaaatttccattgcaatcaaaataataaaacacgcAGTGACGTCAATTATCAATTTCTGAGAATGAGAGGAAGGAAACCAACAAAAATCTTTAAGTTTTAAACATCTCAATATACGAGTACATAGTTAGTTATccttaaactttaaaaataatcgtataaaaatataatatccatCTCTACAATGATCCCGGAGCTGCATACTACCTAGCgagaaaaacagaagtaggaacggggtggtttttagtcagtaagagtctgacactccctctgtcctcacccaaagcaggagaagtcattggatgattatccccatCAAAAGTATGTTAGCAAAATTACTATAATCccttatttctttctttccagaACTCCAAAATGAAGACATTCATAGTATTCGCCGTTGTTATCGTCTGCTGCTTTGCCCAAAGATCGCCGTACGCTGGGCGACTACCCATTGGGTACCCTTACATTGAACCCAGCACTGCCGCCCCCACCACTGCAGGATTAGGCAACAGGTAATTATTTCATATCAATTTATTGCaagataatatacctacatatgtaggTAGAAGATGTATACGATATAAATTATAACCATAATGAAGGCGTACATACTAATTATACCGTTGACTATCTGGCGAGTTAGGATAAGGAATAACCAACTTTTAAGAAAAGAATGAGTTTTTTCTCACATCTCAAGGATCATGAGACTAGAAGAAACGctcattatttttcatttatatgaaataaatagagTTAACCGTAGAAGCTAATttagaaaaattatttatttcttaaatttttcaAACCACGTGCTGTGCCACGTGTTTAAAAAGTCAAAACGTACTTGACTTTTACGACATACGAGATACCCATCCAAAGTCACATAagtcacataaaaatataaatcctATTTTCAGATTTGGAGATGACGTTGGCACAACAACAACCATCAGACTGCCTCTCGAAGCTCTTGGAGATGCTGAACTAGTCCGCCGGTTAAGCAAACTGCCAATCGAACACCAGCCCTTCTGGCTTCTCAACTGGAGGGCTTTGGAAGAAAACAGGAATCGCCCTCAGACTTACCCTCAAAGAGGCAACAGTTTCATTGAAGATAAATTCAACGCTAACTCCCTACAGCTAAATAGTCTCCAAGGCtttgaaaaaaattaagactgGCCGTTAATAATTAGAAAAGAAACAATTTGATTTAAGTGTTTGAATACAGAACGAGACTGATGTTCCAAAACGTTAagaattttaaatttcgaaaaaAGAATGTTGgaatgatttttaaattagtcATGTCACGTGACTCATAACGGTAATGGTTTTAAAATCGCTGTCGCCATTACTATTTGGTGATTAGgttgaagttaaaattattttgtaatagtcAAAATGTGATTAGTCACAAAAGTCTTAATAGTAAAGACTGTTAATtagatgtaattaatttatgaatggAATTCTGCCACTATTagatgtaattttattgtaactcaATGTTTTAGAACAGTAAAAGATGCTATTTATAATGTACTTCTTGATTTTCATTTCCTTTAAATACAACatcatttttatatcattatcagcctgttctcgtcctctgttggacataggcctctccaatggcacgccactgagctcgatcttcagctctacgcatccaaccactaccagccaccttgcggatatcgtcactccacctagctggagggcgccctacactacgcttgcctagacgcggtctccactctagaacacgtttaccccaatcatcttttttatttaccatGTTTCATTTAAAGACCTTCATTcaatattaagtatttaataatctAATTAACTTATATACTTAATGACCAGATgtcttactcttgaatccactTACGATGGATCGACATtcatattgtgaaatttcgtactcttgactTACAAAACTAGcacccattgcatccgtattgcgtggttattgaatgaactaaatgatattgagtttggctttatattccctACTCTAAATGCTATTTTCACTACTACAATTGGGGTTGCATAGTTTTGaagttgaataattattgaaatattattggattgaaattgcaatgacattaaaattgttttcaagAGAAAGCGCTctgaacaaatatttactacaaaacaattttagagtataagtttttaaactgacatggatcattagaacttaaaacgggatatttaccatgtaccATTTGTTCAACCGTGTTaatagcgcttgcaacagtgccgaaatattggaaactcaaaaaaactaataaacatggtcaatatcccgttttaagttcaaACAATTTTAGAACATCCTCTCTATCTAAATTAATGTgcctataatatgtataatatggcTGGGAGTGACACAAGCGTAAATTTACCGTCACCCAATAACAAACAAACCGCACGATATCATCGCCTGTGTAAATTCATATTATACGTAGTTATACACATAGGAAATTTGTTATTATCTATTGTTTGGAGAGGATAGATAACTTTACATTATGTAAACATAACGTAGTATAATAGCCTTTTAATCTTTGAAGGAGGAGCAAAATGTTATGTACCAAAGTGTTAATAGCAAATTTTATGTTGTGTCTTATATGGACCTAGGCCTGTATCTTccgacccggagttgcggactacctagtgggttaccgtatgggcttcggttcgaaaagctggagtaggaacgaggtggtgtttagtcagt
This sequence is a window from Spodoptera frugiperda isolate SF20-4 chromosome 5, AGI-APGP_CSIRO_Sfru_2.0, whole genome shotgun sequence. Protein-coding genes within it:
- the LOC118271859 gene encoding uncharacterized protein LOC118271859, with translation MKTFIVFAVVIVCCFAQRSPYAGRLPIGYPYIEPSTAAPTTAGLGNRFGDDVGTTTTIRLPLEALGDAELVRRLSKLPIEHQPFWLLNWRALEENRNRPQTYPQRGNSFIEDKFNANSLQLNSLQGFEKN